The proteins below come from a single Rosa rugosa chromosome 2, drRosRugo1.1, whole genome shotgun sequence genomic window:
- the LOC133729026 gene encoding zinc finger A20 and AN1 domain-containing stress-associated protein 8: MDHEDTGCQAAPEGPILCVNNCGFFGSAATMNMCSKCHKDLMMKQEQAKLAASSIGSIVNGTSSSHGKEPVAANPVDPKTISMNSTITFRSEYDSPSPFAFGSSETAVAKPGPESFTFGSGQNGEPKPEGPKRCTTCNKRVGLTGFNCRCGDLFCAVHRYSDKHDCPYDYRTAGRDAIAKANPVVKAEKLDKI; this comes from the coding sequence GTCAAGCTGCCCCTGAAGGTCCTATATTGTGTGTAAACAATTGTGGGTTCTTTGGAAGCGCAGCTACTATGAATATGTGTTCCAAGTGCCATAAGGACTTGATGATGAAACAGGAGCAGGCTAAGCTTGCTGCATCATCAATAGGAAGTATTGTCAACGGAACCTCAAGCAGCCACGGGAAGGAACCTGTTGCTGCTAATCCAGTGGACCCAAAAACTATCTCTATGAACTCGACCATTACATTTAGGTCAGAGTACGACTCTCCTTCCCCCTTTGCTTTTGGGTCATCGGAGACTGCTGTGGCAAAGCCTGGCCCAGAATCATTTACTTTTGGGTCTGGGCAAAATGGTGAGCCGAAGCCAGAGGGCCCAAAGCGCTGCACTACCTGCAACAAGCGGGTGGGTTTAACAGGATTCAATTGTCGCTGTGGTGACCTTTTCTGTGCAGTACATCGTTATTCAGACAAACATGACTGTCCCTATGATTATCGTACTGCTGGTCGCGATGCCATTGCTAAAGCCAATCCTGTTGTCAAAGCTGAGAAGCTtgataaaatataa